A stretch of Chanodichthys erythropterus isolate Z2021 chromosome 20, ASM2448905v1, whole genome shotgun sequence DNA encodes these proteins:
- the LOC137009520 gene encoding protein shisa-like-2A, translating to MSADCAGYYNAENVFVSSFTCPKPDSDARAIFCCGFNDVKYCCDDPNSFFPYEYGYMWWLSLGALVGLSIAAVVLLAFIITLCVLCYLFIATKPRGLDNGLPLRAPGSGPSPQEGPSQASAPSGPQGFRKHFLRGKLDCDNQPPDPDRLFQRCFMATVTTINVEGPS from the exons ATGAGCGCGGATTGCGCGGGATATTACAACGCGGAGAACGTGTTTGTCAGCAGCTTCACGTGCCCAAAGCCCGACAGCGACGCGCGTGCGATATTCTGCTGCGGGTTCAATGACGTCAAATACTGCTGTGACGATCCCAACAGCTTTTTTCCCTATGAATATGGATACATGTGGTGGCTTAG TTTGGGAGCTCTGGTTGGTTTGTCTATAGCTGCTGTGGTGCTGCTGGCCTTCATCATCACTCTCTGTGTGCTTTGCTACCTGTTCATCGCCACTAAACCCCGAGGGTTGGACAACGGACTGCCTCTACGAGCACCAG GATCTGGGCCCAGTCCACAGGAGGGTCCGAGCCAAGCCAGCGCGCCGTCAGGACCGCAAGGTTTCCGCAAGCATTTCCTAAGAGGCAAACTAGACTGTGACAACCAGCCGCCTGATCCGGACCGGCTGTTCCAGCGCTGCTTCATGGCTACGGTCACCACCATCAATGTAGAGGGACCTTCATAA